A window of the Microbacterium sp. LWH13-1.2 genome harbors these coding sequences:
- a CDS encoding AMP-binding protein — translation MSDPDLRGALTLAEYAPGEAAVLADAERWPTIDAEGSSRLEHWRAHPDAPRWTHATGDRLTAEQVERVRHPLPTDGWLREHLDAARRTLRYRGMPEDAALQDYPTIARADLVDDLAAFVPLDADLSRMLHGTSSGSTGAALLIPDDVEEVARGFHLLVALAASAGATVTDDDERMAVANLVFQRQAFTYVSVISSFSHRAMARLNLHPSAWSDGDARARFLAEADPQILSGHPTSLAELLDAGLDAVLHPAVIISGAMALSAPLRARLETAFGCPVIDVYGLHETRPIAARTDDGSFRILDRRVRVEVLEPHRDVAVPPGVMGEIVVTAGENPLLPLVRYRTGDFGRLVGLDDGAFGIADLEGRENTRFRAADGTLVPCVELTQQLQARGALGWSIEQGDDGRVRAAIAGGDETGIRTALHALLGMPVELHSVTRLIDLGEGKPRRYRSSVPD, via the coding sequence GTGAGTGACCCCGACCTCCGCGGTGCGCTGACCCTCGCGGAGTACGCGCCGGGAGAGGCTGCGGTGCTCGCCGACGCGGAGCGCTGGCCGACCATCGACGCTGAGGGATCATCGAGGCTCGAGCACTGGCGTGCGCATCCCGACGCCCCGCGCTGGACCCACGCGACCGGTGACCGCCTCACGGCCGAGCAGGTCGAGCGGGTGCGGCATCCGCTTCCCACCGACGGCTGGCTCCGCGAGCACCTCGATGCCGCGCGGCGCACGCTGCGCTATCGGGGGATGCCGGAGGATGCCGCGCTCCAGGACTACCCGACGATCGCACGGGCCGACCTCGTCGACGACCTCGCTGCGTTCGTGCCGCTCGATGCGGATCTCTCCCGCATGCTGCACGGCACGAGCTCGGGCTCGACCGGAGCGGCGCTGCTCATCCCCGACGACGTCGAGGAGGTCGCGCGCGGCTTCCACCTGCTGGTCGCGCTCGCCGCATCCGCCGGGGCCACGGTCACCGACGACGACGAACGGATGGCGGTGGCGAATCTCGTCTTCCAGAGGCAGGCATTCACCTACGTGTCGGTGATCTCGAGCTTCTCGCACCGCGCCATGGCCCGGCTGAATCTGCATCCGTCCGCCTGGAGCGACGGCGACGCGCGCGCCCGATTCCTCGCGGAGGCGGATCCGCAGATCCTGAGCGGGCATCCGACGAGCCTCGCCGAGCTTCTGGATGCCGGACTCGACGCCGTGCTGCACCCGGCCGTGATCATCTCGGGTGCCATGGCGCTGTCCGCACCGCTGCGGGCGCGCCTCGAGACGGCGTTCGGATGTCCGGTGATCGACGTCTACGGGCTCCACGAGACGCGCCCGATCGCCGCGCGCACCGACGACGGGTCGTTCCGGATCCTCGATCGGCGGGTGCGTGTCGAAGTTCTCGAACCGCATCGAGACGTCGCCGTGCCCCCGGGCGTCATGGGAGAGATCGTGGTGACCGCGGGGGAGAACCCGCTGCTGCCGCTGGTGCGTTATCGCACCGGCGACTTCGGCCGGCTCGTCGGCCTCGACGACGGCGCGTTCGGCATCGCCGACCTCGAAGGCCGCGAGAACACGCGCTTCCGCGCGGCCGACGGCACGCTCGTGCCGTGCGTCGAGCTGACGCAGCAGCTGCAGGCCCGAGGTGCGCTGGGGTGGTCGATCGAGCAGGGCGACGACGGGCGGGTGCGCGCGGCGATCGCGGGCGGCGACGAGACGGGCATCCGCACGGCTCTTCACGCGCTGCTCGGGATGCCGGTGGAGCTGCACAGCGTCACACGCCTCATCGACCTCGGCGAGGGAAAGCCCCGACGCTATCGCAGCAGCGTCCCCGATTGA
- a CDS encoding phosphohydrolase, translating into MADTEALLAVWSERSGGEAEAWARARTGPSLDSVAARLSRVPQEFLDERISLRALAGDVLGGQIVSAGFDDDPRVRQGAAIGLWLVASEGLLEPLDPALSTGQAALAVDALALRVAPVAAPAEWTSDDERRTEAARTFLLWCGFLPAGEDAATAASLLAACDSLARDRALAEAYEGHRHRADIARKLDEARRKEAAARYSSE; encoded by the coding sequence ATGGCTGACACCGAGGCACTGCTCGCCGTGTGGAGCGAGCGCTCGGGCGGAGAGGCCGAGGCCTGGGCGCGTGCGAGAACCGGGCCCTCGCTCGATTCGGTGGCCGCACGTCTCTCCCGCGTGCCCCAGGAGTTCCTCGACGAGCGGATCTCGCTGCGTGCCCTCGCAGGAGACGTCCTCGGCGGTCAGATCGTGTCCGCCGGGTTCGACGATGATCCTCGGGTGCGTCAGGGGGCCGCGATCGGACTGTGGCTCGTCGCCAGCGAGGGTCTCCTCGAACCGCTCGACCCGGCCCTCTCGACCGGACAGGCAGCCCTCGCCGTCGATGCGCTCGCGCTGCGTGTCGCCCCGGTCGCCGCTCCCGCGGAGTGGACCTCCGATGATGAGCGGCGTACCGAGGCCGCCCGCACGTTCCTGCTCTGGTGCGGCTTCCTCCCCGCGGGGGAGGATGCGGCGACAGCTGCCTCCCTTCTCGCCGCGTGCGACTCGCTGGCGCGTGACCGGGCGCTCGCCGAGGCATATGAGGGCCACAGACACCGCGCCGACATCGCCCGCAAGCTCGACGAGGCCCGCCGCAAGGAGGCGGCGGCGCGGTACTCCAGTGAGTGA